The Syntrophaceae bacterium genome contains a region encoding:
- a CDS encoding pyruvate carboxyltransferase has translation MTEYDYWKIFPRMPRKVMIGDITIRDGFQHEEKFISTAAKIFYGEEIIMAGCTELEVTNLGNPSAIPQFRDAEEVLAHFRSDGFRKRCKRKGINYGELVFSAVTIRENAVDRAVELKKRGIGPDRVLMMVSTDPEHHFANSGTTLSQYWREAERCIRKCRDVGIKMCGVVSTIWGSPISGATRLEDAVEFTKRWFSIGAHDIEHADHDGSASAAEVYRYFSMVMDAMPDPEAHLCHLHETKRVASSSILAALHAGIARFEGTLGGIGGQPANFLDDCPVRGTGEYYYKDHRYVGLVTLEDLLVQIDELGIEHGYDVDRVLWLGNKMEKTIGRRLRSEAIYNGRTEKGGNPQFRRPGLRKLIEREGEEPGQLVPAEWPELAVLPSQWGPKVWVG, from the coding sequence ATGACCGAATATGATTACTGGAAGATATTCCCCCGGATGCCCCGGAAGGTCATGATCGGAGACATCACGATCCGTGATGGTTTCCAGCATGAGGAGAAGTTCATCTCCACGGCCGCCAAGATCTTCTATGGAGAGGAGATCATCATGGCCGGCTGCACGGAGCTGGAGGTCACGAACCTGGGCAACCCCTCGGCCATCCCCCAGTTCCGGGACGCCGAGGAGGTTCTTGCCCACTTCCGGAGTGATGGATTCAGGAAACGCTGCAAACGGAAAGGGATCAATTACGGGGAACTCGTCTTCAGCGCCGTTACGATCCGCGAGAACGCCGTGGATCGTGCCGTGGAATTGAAAAAGCGGGGGATCGGCCCGGACCGGGTCCTGATGATGGTCTCCACGGACCCGGAGCACCACTTCGCCAATTCCGGCACGACCCTGTCCCAGTACTGGAGGGAAGCCGAGCGTTGCATCCGGAAATGCCGGGACGTGGGCATCAAGATGTGCGGTGTCGTCAGCACCATCTGGGGGAGCCCCATCAGCGGCGCCACGAGGCTGGAGGACGCCGTGGAGTTCACGAAGCGCTGGTTCTCCATCGGTGCCCACGACATCGAGCACGCGGATCACGACGGTTCCGCCTCGGCAGCGGAGGTCTACCGCTACTTCTCGATGGTCATGGACGCCATGCCCGACCCGGAGGCCCATTTGTGCCACCTTCACGAGACGAAACGGGTCGCCTCCTCTTCGATCCTCGCGGCCCTCCATGCGGGAATCGCCCGGTTCGAGGGGACACTGGGCGGAATTGGCGGTCAGCCCGCCAACTTCCTGGACGACTGCCCCGTCCGGGGCACCGGGGAGTACTACTACAAGGACCACCGGTACGTCGGCCTCGTCACGCTGGAGGACCTCCTTGTCCAGATCGACGAACTGGGGATCGAACACGGCTACGACGTGGACCGCGTCCTGTGGCTGGGAAACAAGATGGAGAAGACCATTGGGCGGCGGCTTCGCTCCGAGGCCATCTACAACGGCCGGACGGAGAAGGGCGGCAACCCGCAGTTCCGTCGCCCGGGCCTTCGGAAACTGATCGAACGGGAAGGGGAAGAGCCGGGACAACTCGTTCCGGCCGAGTGGCCTGAGCTGGCCGTCCTGCCTTCCCAATGGGGACCCAAGGTCTGGGTGGGATAG
- a CDS encoding hydrogenase maturation protease, whose product MPRTLVVGYGNLDRADDGVAYHVVNALRRRLGRPPLPEDATGLDDLGDRVDSVFLVQLAPELVEIMKDYGIICFVDAHVRERVEDLYCTHVSPEDASLTFTHHMTPALLLALLQTLYRHPVAAHLVSIRGRDFDFHRRLSPRTQAQVEPAVARILHLTDMGGTDGGSA is encoded by the coding sequence ATGCCCAGAACCCTCGTTGTCGGCTATGGCAATCTCGACCGTGCAGACGATGGCGTGGCCTATCACGTCGTCAACGCCCTCCGCCGACGGCTGGGCCGGCCGCCGCTGCCCGAAGACGCCACAGGCCTGGACGATCTGGGGGACCGGGTGGACTCCGTATTCCTGGTCCAGCTGGCACCGGAACTGGTCGAGATCATGAAGGATTACGGGATTATATGTTTCGTGGACGCTCATGTTCGCGAGCGGGTGGAGGACCTTTACTGCACGCATGTCAGTCCGGAAGACGCCTCCCTGACGTTCACACACCACATGACGCCGGCCCTGCTTCTGGCCCTGCTTCAGACCCTCTATCGGCATCCGGTCGCCGCCCATCTTGTGTCCATCCGCGGCCGTGATTTCGATTTCCACCGCCGGCTCTCCCCCCGGACACAGGCACAGGTGGAACCGGCCGTCGCCCGCATCCTCCATCTGACGGATATGGGCGGGACGGACGGCGGGTCGGCCTGA
- a CDS encoding electron transfer flavoprotein subunit beta/FixA family protein, with the protein MNIVVAMKQIPDLQQIRIRNRRPVMEDVPLTLGKIDRNALEEGLRIRESMGDDSRVIVVSAGTPDVEDTVKEALAAGADEAFIVVDDGAGVRESSVSAALLAEAVRRIGAVDMLLFGEGSGDNYSGQVGPRVAEILDLPQVGYAGRVEMDGRTARITRVLEECEETVEVELPVVVGILADINEPRIPSVTQILKAGKKRREIMDAADLAVETGKQRIETVSNLAPETSRRREPVKTCEALRTALEKEGFLGR; encoded by the coding sequence GTGAATATTGTTGTTGCCATGAAGCAGATTCCCGATCTGCAGCAGATCAGGATCCGGAACCGCCGCCCGGTTATGGAAGACGTTCCCCTGACGCTCGGGAAAATCGACAGGAACGCCCTCGAAGAGGGATTGAGGATCAGGGAATCCATGGGGGATGACAGCCGGGTCATCGTCGTGTCGGCGGGAACCCCGGACGTAGAGGATACCGTCAAGGAAGCGCTGGCAGCCGGGGCCGACGAGGCCTTCATCGTCGTGGACGATGGCGCCGGCGTACGGGAGAGCTCCGTCAGTGCCGCTCTCCTGGCCGAAGCGGTCAGGAGAATCGGTGCGGTGGACATGCTTCTCTTCGGCGAAGGCAGCGGCGACAACTATTCGGGACAGGTGGGGCCGAGGGTGGCCGAGATTCTCGATTTACCACAGGTCGGCTACGCAGGCCGCGTGGAGATGGACGGCCGGACGGCCCGAATCACCCGGGTGCTGGAGGAATGCGAAGAGACCGTCGAGGTGGAGCTGCCCGTCGTTGTCGGCATTCTGGCGGACATCAACGAACCGCGGATTCCGTCCGTCACCCAGATCCTGAAGGCCGGGAAAAAACGAAGGGAAATCATGGATGCGGCCGATCTGGCCGTCGAAACGGGCAAGCAGCGCATCGAAACGGTCAGCAACCTGGCGCCGGAAACCTCTCGCAGGCGTGAGCCGGTGAAAACCTGTGAGGCATTGCGCACAGCGCTCGAAAAGGAAGGATTCCTGGGGAGGTAG
- a CDS encoding FAD-dependent oxidoreductase yields MEREENIRFDAIVVGAGLAGLSAAYTLAAEGLDVLVLERGDYPGAKNVTGGRIYVSPIRDLFPDLWKQAPLERFIAHEEICLMGRDSSLTMRYDGRELSQESRRSYSVLRSRFDKWFARQAERKGATIVCKTRVDDVIRENGRVVGVVAAGDRLTADVVIACDGVLSFTAEKAGLNKTPEAGHFGVGVKEVIEMDPAVIEERFNLTGDEGAARLFLGDVTAGKFGGGFLYTNRSSVSLGVVLGIGALTRDGAAVSVPGLLEGFRQRPEISRLISGGEAVEYSAHMIPEGGLKAMGRLYGDGILVAGDAAGFAVNIGITVRGMEYAMASGYYAARAVIEARKKNDFGASTLSVYEKLLNECFVLTDFKSFRDSLNVLEYPPLYGRYPQWILGLMKDLYEIPAGPKARIFPTVRKHLGVRELWAMASLCRRMMKL; encoded by the coding sequence ATGGAACGGGAAGAGAATATACGATTTGATGCCATTGTCGTCGGTGCGGGCCTGGCGGGACTCTCCGCCGCCTACACCCTCGCTGCGGAGGGTCTGGATGTGCTGGTTCTCGAGCGGGGCGATTATCCGGGAGCCAAAAATGTCACGGGGGGCCGGATCTACGTGAGCCCCATCCGGGATCTGTTCCCGGATTTGTGGAAGCAAGCTCCCCTCGAGCGCTTCATCGCCCACGAAGAGATCTGCCTGATGGGCCGCGACAGCTCCCTGACCATGAGGTACGACGGGCGGGAGCTGTCGCAGGAGTCGCGCCGGAGTTACAGCGTCCTGCGCAGCCGGTTCGACAAGTGGTTCGCCAGGCAGGCCGAGCGCAAGGGCGCCACGATCGTCTGCAAGACCCGGGTGGACGACGTCATCCGCGAGAACGGACGGGTCGTCGGCGTCGTGGCGGCGGGGGACAGGCTCACGGCCGACGTCGTGATCGCCTGCGACGGCGTCCTCTCCTTTACCGCCGAAAAGGCCGGGCTGAACAAAACGCCCGAAGCCGGCCACTTCGGCGTCGGAGTGAAGGAAGTGATCGAAATGGACCCCGCCGTGATCGAGGAGCGGTTCAACCTGACCGGGGACGAAGGCGCCGCCCGTCTCTTTCTCGGCGACGTCACGGCGGGAAAATTCGGGGGCGGTTTCCTCTACACGAACAGGAGCAGCGTCAGCCTGGGAGTGGTCCTGGGAATCGGCGCTCTCACGAGGGACGGGGCGGCGGTTTCGGTGCCGGGTCTCCTGGAGGGCTTCCGGCAGCGGCCCGAGATATCCCGGCTGATCTCGGGAGGAGAAGCCGTCGAGTACTCTGCGCACATGATCCCGGAAGGGGGACTGAAAGCCATGGGCAGGCTTTACGGAGACGGCATTCTGGTTGCGGGGGACGCCGCGGGCTTTGCCGTCAACATCGGCATCACCGTCAGGGGGATGGAATACGCCATGGCTTCGGGCTATTACGCCGCCCGGGCTGTGATCGAGGCCAGGAAGAAGAATGACTTCGGTGCATCCACCCTGTCCGTTTACGAAAAGCTGCTGAACGAATGTTTCGTCCTCACGGACTTCAAAAGCTTCAGGGATTCCCTCAACGTTCTCGAATATCCGCCGCTGTACGGGCGGTACCCCCAATGGATTCTCGGGCTCATGAAAGACCTGTACGAGATACCCGCGGGGCCGAAGGCCCGCATATTCCCCACCGTGAGAAAACATCTCGGAGTGCGTGAATTGTGGGCAATGGCTTCGCTGTGCCGGAGGATGATGAAGCTATGA
- a CDS encoding acyl-CoA dehydrogenase yields the protein MDLNLSQEQKLLHDTIYKFAKEEWEPRTVEIDDSNRFPMWLWERFKKEGWCGMMIPKEYGGAGLGLLNTCIALEAATHAGGDIGSTLAWATHLSIGSVPLLICGNDEQKKAYLPKMASGEWMSCFMLTEPNVGSDAAGIETTAVREGDFYVLNGTKTFITNAYRADVGMIMATTDKSKGAKGITAFIVDMHAPGITVSEPFEKIGPRGSEQSEVHFDNVKIPVKNRLLEEGDGFIKVGVQNLEFERTCLTSIWTGNLGYNIDLAVAYAKQRVQFGHPIVQYAQIREKIAHMKMDYDICKLMMYAAASRKDAGKPAPMEATEFKVFVGQSSCRSALEAIQIFGGMGLMKEMKIERSLRDAKLGQIGAGSEQMLLELIARLVTGTRSLTI from the coding sequence ATGGATCTGAATCTGAGTCAGGAACAGAAACTGCTGCACGACACCATTTACAAGTTTGCAAAAGAGGAGTGGGAACCGCGGACCGTTGAGATCGACGACTCGAACCGGTTTCCCATGTGGCTCTGGGAGCGCTTCAAAAAAGAAGGCTGGTGCGGGATGATGATCCCGAAGGAATACGGCGGCGCCGGTCTCGGCCTGCTGAACACCTGTATTGCACTGGAGGCGGCGACGCACGCGGGCGGCGATATCGGATCGACGCTGGCCTGGGCGACGCACCTTTCCATCGGCAGCGTTCCGCTTCTGATCTGCGGAAACGACGAACAGAAGAAAGCCTACCTGCCCAAAATGGCCTCCGGCGAGTGGATGAGCTGCTTCATGCTGACGGAGCCGAACGTCGGATCGGATGCGGCAGGCATCGAAACCACCGCCGTGCGCGAGGGCGATTTCTATGTCCTCAACGGCACCAAGACATTCATCACCAACGCCTATCGGGCGGATGTCGGCATGATCATGGCGACCACGGACAAGAGCAAGGGCGCCAAAGGGATCACCGCCTTCATCGTCGACATGCATGCGCCGGGGATCACCGTCAGCGAACCCTTCGAAAAGATCGGCCCGCGCGGCAGCGAGCAGAGCGAAGTCCACTTCGACAACGTGAAGATCCCGGTGAAGAACCGCCTGTTGGAAGAAGGGGACGGGTTCATCAAGGTCGGCGTGCAGAATCTCGAATTCGAGCGGACGTGCCTGACATCGATCTGGACGGGAAACCTGGGGTACAACATCGATCTCGCCGTTGCCTATGCCAAACAGAGGGTACAGTTCGGTCATCCGATCGTTCAATACGCCCAGATCAGGGAAAAAATCGCCCACATGAAAATGGATTACGACATCTGCAAATTGATGATGTACGCCGCCGCGTCCAGGAAGGATGCAGGAAAGCCGGCGCCTATGGAGGCCACGGAGTTCAAGGTGTTCGTGGGGCAGTCCAGCTGCCGCAGCGCGCTGGAGGCGATCCAGATCTTCGGCGGTATGGGCTTGATGAAGGAGATGAAGATCGAACGGTCCCTGCGGGATGCCAAACTGGGGCAGATCGGTGCCGGCTCGGAGCAGATGCTCCTGGAACTGATCGCGAGGCTCGTGACGGGCACGCGTTCGTTGACGATTTAA
- a CDS encoding electron transfer flavoprotein subunit alpha/FixB family protein codes for MAGILIYSDQDRFGFELLTAARSIAEKTGAAVKAVSINNPGQAEALAGRGADTCRVEGGDIRLEDTAAVARVLKKTVEALDVDVVLLSSNRRGKELAGRLAQMLDAGCLTDVSALEVRSGRIECTRNALGGATVAVQAVTTPRKVIALAAKAFAAAPEGAGRISDLALDVKGSGIRLLESRTRAGDAVQIEVAPVLVVVGCGLENREDLAIVNRIAAALKGEVACSKPVATDRKWLSEDRVVGLSGKICKPELALLLGVSGQVQFMVGIRDAGTIVAVNRDENANVMQCADYVMTVDLNDILQELDDMLGGAAH; via the coding sequence ATGGCGGGGATACTCATTTACAGCGATCAGGACCGGTTTGGCTTCGAGCTGCTGACGGCGGCTCGATCCATTGCCGAAAAGACGGGAGCCGCCGTGAAGGCGGTCAGCATCAACAATCCGGGGCAGGCGGAAGCGCTCGCCGGCCGGGGAGCCGACACCTGCCGGGTAGAAGGCGGCGACATCCGGCTTGAAGACACGGCCGCAGTGGCCCGGGTCCTGAAAAAAACCGTTGAGGCCCTGGACGTCGACGTCGTCCTCCTGTCTTCCAACCGGCGGGGCAAGGAACTGGCGGGGCGTCTGGCCCAGATGCTCGACGCGGGATGCCTGACCGATGTCAGCGCCCTGGAAGTCCGGTCGGGAAGGATCGAGTGCACGCGGAATGCCCTGGGCGGTGCCACCGTTGCCGTCCAGGCCGTGACAACCCCCAGGAAGGTGATCGCCCTCGCAGCCAAGGCGTTTGCCGCCGCCCCGGAAGGCGCCGGCCGGATCAGCGATCTGGCACTGGACGTCAAAGGCTCCGGCATCAGGCTTCTGGAATCCCGCACGAGGGCAGGGGATGCCGTCCAGATTGAAGTGGCACCCGTTCTCGTGGTCGTGGGATGCGGTCTGGAGAACCGGGAGGATCTGGCGATCGTGAACAGAATCGCCGCCGCCCTGAAGGGCGAGGTCGCCTGTTCGAAGCCGGTGGCCACGGACAGGAAGTGGCTCTCGGAAGACCGGGTCGTCGGGCTTTCGGGGAAAATCTGCAAGCCGGAACTGGCACTGCTGCTGGGTGTTTCCGGACAGGTTCAGTTCATGGTCGGCATCCGCGATGCCGGAACGATCGTTGCGGTCAACCGCGACGAGAATGCCAACGTCATGCAATGCGCAGACTATGTCATGACGGTGGATCTGAACGATATCCTTCAGGAACTCGACGACATGCTGGGGGGAGCGGCACATTGA
- a CDS encoding PAS domain S-box protein, translated as MDIQKIELPRPKDFQESILENIGIGILLTDLNGNVLAFNKAAEEMWEFRKAALMGKSFLLCLAEHERARMNRTFEYVIRTEQGIKATRVVFQNHAGTILDINCFATLCRDASGEKLGVIMWTQDISEEKKLEAEVQRADRLAALGQLSLGISHEIRTPLGTIKALATLVKEKTKSDEKSLTYLNMIVSQVDRLDKLSRELLAYAGKSNLGVASLNIAELLKKVVYLGQLNNPLKKTVIEEEIAADLPVIYGDQEMLMQAFLNLMINAMEATGDKDRIRIKAFPDDDWIVVKITDSGKGIPGDCLDRIFDPFYTTKDSGTGLGLSITHTTISKHDGHIEVASDKDNGTVFTVRLPVKRGY; from the coding sequence GTGGATATCCAGAAGATAGAACTGCCCAGGCCAAAGGATTTTCAGGAAAGCATCCTCGAAAATATCGGCATCGGCATCCTCCTGACCGACCTGAACGGGAACGTCCTGGCCTTCAACAAAGCCGCCGAAGAGATGTGGGAATTCCGGAAAGCGGCGCTGATGGGCAAGTCTTTTCTTCTTTGTCTTGCGGAGCATGAAAGAGCCCGGATGAACAGAACCTTCGAGTATGTCATCCGGACGGAACAGGGTATAAAAGCCACCCGGGTCGTGTTTCAGAACCACGCGGGAACGATTCTCGACATCAACTGCTTTGCCACGTTATGCCGGGATGCCTCGGGCGAGAAACTCGGCGTGATCATGTGGACGCAGGACATCAGCGAAGAAAAGAAACTGGAAGCCGAGGTTCAGCGGGCGGACAGGCTTGCCGCCCTTGGGCAGTTGTCCCTCGGCATCTCCCACGAAATCAGGACGCCCCTGGGAACCATCAAGGCATTGGCCACGCTGGTGAAGGAGAAAACCAAAAGCGACGAGAAAAGCCTGACTTACCTGAACATGATCGTCAGCCAGGTGGACCGGCTGGATAAACTAAGCCGCGAGCTTCTGGCCTATGCGGGGAAATCGAATCTCGGCGTCGCGTCCCTGAATATCGCGGAGTTGCTCAAAAAAGTCGTTTATCTCGGGCAATTGAACAATCCACTGAAGAAAACCGTGATTGAAGAGGAGATCGCCGCGGACCTGCCGGTCATATACGGGGACCAGGAAATGCTCATGCAGGCATTTCTCAATCTGATGATCAACGCAATGGAGGCCACGGGGGACAAAGACCGTATCCGGATCAAAGCCTTTCCGGATGACGATTGGATCGTGGTAAAAATAACGGATTCGGGGAAGGGCATTCCCGGCGATTGCCTGGACAGGATATTCGATCCCTTTTATACGACCAAGGACAGCGGAACGGGGCTCGGCCTCTCCATTACACATACGACAATCAGCAAGCACGACGGGCACATTGAGGTCGCTTCCGACAAAGACAACGGCACGGTTTTTACGGTTCGATTGCCCGTGAAAAGAGGTTATTGA
- a CDS encoding sigma-54-dependent Fis family transcriptional regulator, translating into MNTSPILVVEDDVSMLFVLDECLKGRNYTTLLARDGQEALDLFAAHSPNIVLLDLKIPKISGLDVLQKVKEISTETIVIILTGNATINIAVEAMKKGAYDFITKPFEVDNLLSVIEKASRKWKVVYENLQAQNDARLNSPGIYFSDISCGAKKLDQFIDQIAQSDSPILIEGESGTGKSLIAKEIHDRSRRKDGPFVRVDCATLPSNLVESELFGYEKGAFTGASSQKQGKIERADGGTLFLDEISLLDFNAQAALLSLIQNLEFERVGGNRLHKLDIRIIAASNQNLQEMLKQKTFRHDLYYRLNVFTLVMPKLKDRAEDIIPLAYFFINKFGIRKGVSLSTEAAMKLTSYEWPGNIRELENVIKRALILMGQGQVIEISHLPLELNQGYWAFRELNLGLNEILETTEKHAIEQALIENNLNIEKCAQALKMPKRTLYYRIKKLNIDLSSMSPLKGQ; encoded by the coding sequence ATGAACACATCCCCCATTCTGGTGGTGGAAGACGACGTCAGCATGCTTTTCGTTCTCGACGAATGCCTGAAGGGGAGAAACTACACGACACTCCTGGCCCGTGACGGACAGGAGGCCCTCGATCTCTTTGCCGCCCATTCCCCGAACATCGTTCTGCTGGATTTGAAGATACCGAAAATCAGCGGTCTGGATGTCCTGCAGAAAGTCAAAGAAATCAGTACGGAAACGATCGTCATCATCCTGACGGGAAACGCCACCATCAATATAGCCGTCGAGGCGATGAAAAAAGGCGCCTACGACTTCATTACGAAACCGTTCGAAGTGGATAACCTTCTGTCCGTCATCGAGAAGGCCTCCAGGAAGTGGAAGGTCGTCTATGAAAACCTGCAGGCCCAGAACGATGCCCGTTTGAATTCCCCCGGCATTTACTTCTCGGATATTTCGTGCGGAGCGAAAAAGCTCGATCAGTTTATCGACCAGATCGCCCAGTCCGATTCCCCGATTCTGATCGAAGGGGAAAGCGGGACGGGGAAAAGCCTGATTGCGAAAGAAATTCACGACCGGAGCCGCCGCAAGGACGGCCCTTTCGTCAGGGTGGACTGCGCCACGCTACCGAGCAATCTCGTGGAGAGTGAGCTGTTCGGTTACGAAAAAGGGGCATTCACAGGTGCTTCCAGCCAGAAGCAGGGAAAAATCGAGCGGGCAGACGGGGGGACGCTTTTTCTGGATGAGATCAGCCTCCTGGATTTCAATGCCCAGGCTGCGCTACTGAGCCTGATCCAGAATCTGGAATTCGAAAGGGTGGGGGGCAATCGTCTTCATAAATTGGATATCCGGATCATTGCCGCCAGCAACCAGAACCTTCAGGAAATGTTGAAGCAGAAAACCTTCCGCCACGATCTGTACTACCGTCTGAACGTTTTTACCCTCGTCATGCCGAAGCTCAAGGATCGCGCCGAGGACATCATTCCCCTTGCCTATTTTTTCATCAACAAGTTCGGCATCAGGAAAGGCGTGTCCCTTTCCACGGAAGCCGCGATGAAACTGACCTCCTATGAGTGGCCCGGCAACATCCGCGAACTGGAGAATGTAATCAAAAGAGCGCTTATTCTGATGGGGCAGGGCCAGGTGATCGAAATCAGCCACCTTCCGCTGGAATTGAACCAGGGATACTGGGCGTTCCGGGAATTGAATCTGGGATTGAACGAGATTCTCGAGACGACGGAAAAACATGCCATCGAGCAGGCGTTGATCGAAAACAACCTGAACATCGAGAAATGTGCCCAGGCGTTGAAGATGCCCAAAAGAACCCTGTATTATCGCATCAAGAAGCTGAATATCGACTTGAGTTCCATGTCTCCATTGAAGGGGCAGTAA
- a CDS encoding acyl-CoA dehydrogenase, with the protein MDFGFSKEEQLIQKAAREFADKRIVPVAQDIRRNNAMPGEILSGLAELGMFGIPFPETYGGGEAGYLSYILALEQLSKASAGVGMVISVNTVGQAVINVFGTEEQKQAHLPPSIDGKKIMSFAFTEPGTGSDPKQLTTTVTKDGNSYILNGTKRFISNAGHEGPMVVVAKENDTGKATAFVIEKFCEGYSLSEPWKKIGAHGGGLYDVYFKDVKIPAENMVGRNGDGLMTLKTAMVYGKIGLAGLFLGRALAALEDGIRYATEKTHRGEPIGRKFEHIKISVSDMMMKYDAAKWHAYHLGWAADHYRDPMQLMKEAALSKVFVAETAIDIARISMGIHGSYGLMDDYPISHTWGDVVIGPQVEGTAPLLKIMGAGIILNG; encoded by the coding sequence ATGGATTTCGGTTTCAGCAAAGAAGAACAACTCATCCAGAAAGCGGCCAGGGAATTCGCGGACAAGAGAATCGTCCCGGTCGCCCAGGACATCCGGCGAAACAACGCGATGCCCGGGGAGATCCTGTCCGGCCTGGCCGAGCTGGGCATGTTCGGTATTCCATTTCCGGAAACGTACGGCGGGGGTGAAGCCGGCTACCTGAGCTACATCCTTGCCCTGGAGCAGCTTTCCAAGGCTTCGGCCGGCGTGGGGATGGTCATCTCGGTCAATACGGTGGGGCAGGCCGTGATCAATGTATTCGGCACCGAAGAACAGAAGCAGGCGCATCTTCCCCCGAGCATCGACGGGAAGAAGATCATGTCGTTTGCCTTTACAGAACCCGGCACGGGCTCCGATCCCAAACAGCTCACGACCACCGTGACGAAGGACGGAAACAGCTACATCCTCAACGGCACCAAGCGATTCATCAGCAACGCGGGCCATGAGGGGCCCATGGTCGTTGTCGCCAAAGAAAACGATACGGGCAAGGCGACGGCGTTTGTGATCGAAAAATTCTGCGAAGGGTATTCGCTTTCCGAGCCCTGGAAGAAGATCGGCGCTCACGGCGGTGGCCTCTACGACGTCTATTTCAAGGACGTGAAGATCCCCGCGGAAAACATGGTGGGACGGAACGGCGACGGCCTGATGACGCTCAAGACGGCCATGGTTTACGGAAAGATCGGCCTGGCCGGCCTGTTTCTGGGACGGGCGCTGGCTGCGCTGGAAGACGGCATCCGGTACGCCACGGAAAAGACGCACCGCGGTGAGCCTATCGGGCGGAAATTCGAGCATATCAAGATCTCGGTGTCCGACATGATGATGAAATACGACGCCGCCAAATGGCATGCCTATCACCTCGGCTGGGCGGCGGACCATTACCGCGATCCGATGCAGCTCATGAAGGAAGCGGCCCTGTCCAAGGTGTTTGTTGCCGAAACGGCCATCGACATTGCCCGGATCTCCATGGGCATCCACGGGTCCTACGGCCTGATGGACGATTACCCGATTTCCCATACCTGGGGAGATGTCGTCATCGGCCCGCAGGTGGAAGGCACGGCGCCGCTCCTGAAAATTATGGGCGCCGGAATTATTTTGAACGGTTAA